In Nicotiana tabacum cultivar K326 chromosome 2, ASM71507v2, whole genome shotgun sequence, the following proteins share a genomic window:
- the LOC107809224 gene encoding increased DNA methylation 1 codes for MLFNKDIEGLRDDGFDGSVNETQIFADVFFGNESSTNRCPVAGVIKFEGDVTNQTDEPGHLCGENSALTLLHDSHDVKEDSREDPCEKELTNSHVEEESDPLTSLDRVPADISQQPSFCPSQSVLCHIVESSNQGVKSSSYLQKRHAVLDQSHMLGEMDSSKLRSSKIEGNGWKDVAGKAIASPASQESYATKLLVGSAAKPSGIRRPPKPKWRDHCFVELDEAELSTIKGSPNDPRPLLRYHIHRLLRAAGWVVGRRKRNNKFHGIGEYVYKSPEGRPIREFWRAWTLCGQSVFTYADCILPEMDCRLWSDMHQFLGDLSGTVMEIEEKLDTLETASALARLWCLLDPFAIVVFIDKTLRFLKEGKTVKAKMTLVTTPIKNDTLKTVGTAGNLFAERLLQNQPCSSSLVSDSALTSLEGDKWIHKEYVDESSLNLTDSQMREGKYLNGASYYYPNERSMCLSDTVSGDANKYRKLLENGKNVLDLAPLPACGSESISEHAGSCLFEVPISSGNALSSLGGSNNVLTQQDSNSIPHAASSVLKRKASKKSKKLSEMEFTNGCQDEKFGTSYNKSGLHEVSGSGLQIHSRPKGYLVDYLGRARGHQGQSFRSSEFQDNTEQNNFKKFRQTLASSKQLSQFNVHMKFNSGNIDNDNSLRGNIEFKAITSKRKVGSKKLKTCRLSDDDLLISAVIRNKTCRSGNKRGKTKPLRKRKSQKSGCKLLLRSLNKGGKHFIEAKWPTFASRTVLSWLIHSGVVSPNEVIQYRNLKDDSVVKTGVITRDGIFCNCCDKLLSISEFKSHAGFKLNRPCLNLFMESGKPFTLCQLEAWSDEYKARRAVPQTGQAEERDQNDDSCGRCGDGGELICCDNCPATFHLACLFTPELPEGSWYCPQCTCRKCGDVVKYSEALRSSSALKCSQCEHKYHEACSKLRVTKGGEASDTWFCSESCQEVYEGLRSRIGLINLLTDGLSWTLLRCIHGDHIVHSAQRIALKAECNSKLAVALTIMEECFLPMVDPRTGIDMIPHVIYSWGSQLARLNYHGFYTAILEKDDISVAVASIRIHGVTVAEMPLIATCSKYRRQGMCRRLLNSIQEMLKCFKVEKLVISAIPSLVETWTAGFGFEPLEDSEKQSLSHINLMVFPGTVWLKKSLFQAAEADQLSVHPGETASCHENGVTIIEPIQHHLPSQDVNAGADVRHLPQSESLQFNEDQGGNNLDGQFSMTSHEESAVWFMENKICDIETHEPGQDCEGNISHKYLEPETETRKSDSNKLQVEEVPDVHALRGECSKLSQELTVVTFSSHREVGCRVDTLQIHEERQFCLDEVSQRINVLQGNGK; via the exons ATGCTGTTCAACAAAGACATTGAAGGTCTGCGTGATGATGGATTTGATGGGTCAGTTAATGAGACGCAGATATTTGCAGACGTGTTCTTCGGAAATGAGAGCAGTACCAATAGGTGTCCTGTGGCCGGAGTTATCAAATTTGAGGGTGACGTTACTAACCAGACAGATGAACCTGGACatttgtgtggtgagaattctgCATTGACACTACTTCATGATTCTCATGACGTAAAGGAGGATTCTAGAGAAGACCCATGTGAAAAAGAGCTAACCAATAGTCATGTGGAAGAGGAATCTGACCCATTAACTTCTTTGGATAGAGTACCTGCAGATATATCACAGCAACCCTCTTTCTGCCCTTCTCAGAGTGTGTTATGTCATATAGTTGAATCTTCGAACCAAGGTGTTAAATCAAGTTCGTATTTGCAGAAGCGGCACGCTGTGCTGGACCAAAGTCACATGCTTGGTGAAATGGATTCATCAAAATTAAGATCGtctaaaatagaaggaaatggatGGAAGGATGTAGCTGGTAAAGCAATTGCATCACCTGCTTCTCAGGAGAGCTATGCAACTAAGTTGTTGGTTGGCAGTGCCGCAAAGCCGTCAGGGATTCGTCGACCACCCAAGCCAAAGTGGAGGGACCATTGCTTTGTAGAACTGGATGAAGCTGAATTGTCAACGATTAAGGGTTCTCCAAATGACCCTCGCCCTCTTCTTCGGTACCACATCCATCGTTTGCTCAGAGCAGCAGGATGGGTAGTTGGAAGGCgtaaaagaaataataaatttcATGGAATTGGTGAGTATGTTTACAAGTCACCTGAAGGAAGACCAATCCGTGAATTCTGGAGGGCCTGGACCTTGTGTGGGCAGAGTGTGTTTACTTATGCAGATTGTATTTTGCCAGAAATGGATTGTAGGTTGTGGTCTGATATGCATCAATTTTTGGGTGACCTATCTGGTACAGTGATGGAGATTGAAGAAAAACTGGATACCTTGGAAACAGCTTCTGCATTGGCTCGTCTTTGGTGTCTCCTCGATCCCTTTGCAATTGTGGTGTTCATTGACAAAACATTACGCTTTCTCAAAGAAGGAAAAACGGTTAAAGCCAAAATGACTTTGGTCACCACTCCTATTAAAAATGACACGTTAAAGACTGTGGGCACTGCAGGAAACCTGTTTGCTGAGAGGTTGTTGCAGAACCAGCCTTGCAGCTCTTCTTTAGTCTCAGATAGTGCATTGACAAGTCTTGAGGGAGATAAATGGATCCACAAGGAGTATGTTGATGAAAGTTCCCTCAACTTAACAGACTCACAGATGAGAGAAGGCAAATATCTGAATGGCGCATCTTATTATTATCCTAATGAAAGATCCATGTGCTTAAGTGATACTGTCAGTGGCGATGCTAATAAATACAGGAAACTCTTGGAAAATGGTAAAAATGTCCTGGATTTAGCTCCTTTACCAGCTTGTGGGTCTGAAAGCATCAGTGAGCATGCTGGATCTTGTTTGTTTGAAGTTCCTATTAGTTCAGGAAATGCACTAAGCTCGCTTGGGGGATCTAATAATGTTCTTACTCAGCAAGATAGCAACAGTATACCTCATGCAGCAAGTTCAGTCTTGAAAAGGAAGGCCTCAAAGAAATCAAAAAAGTTATCAGAAATGGAATTTACTAACGGCTGCCAAGATGAGAAGTTTGGTACATCTTATAATAAGAGTGGATTGCATGAAGTCAGTGGATCTGGCTTACAAATACATTCAAGACCTAAGGGATATTTAGTAGACTACCTGGGGAGAGCTAGAGGTCATCAAGGGCAGTCCTTCCGTAGTTCAGAGTTTCAGGACAATACTGAACAGAACAATTTTAAGAAGTTTAGGCAGACATTGGCTAGTTCTAAGCAATTGAGTCAGTTTAATGTGCACATGAAGTTCAACTCTGGGAATATTGACAATGATAACTCTCTGCGAGGAAATATTGAATTTAAAGCAATTACAAGTAAGCGCAAAGTTGGGTCAAAGAAACTTAAGACATGTCGTCTTAGTGATGACGATCTCTTAATCTCAGCTGTAATTAGAAACAAGACATGCAGATCTGGCAACAAAAGGGGTAAAACTAAACCGCTGAGGAAAAGAAAGAGCCAGAAAAGCGGTTGCAAGTTGCTATTACGTAGCCTCAACAAGGGTGGAAAGCACTTCATCGAAGCAAAATGGCCTACCTTTGCCTCAAGAACAGTGTTATCCTGGTTAATTCATTCTGGGGTTGTTTCCCCAAACGAAGTGATCCAGTACCGGAACTTGAAGGACGATTCTGTGGTAAAAACCGGCGTAATAACTAGGGATGGAATATTCTGCAATTGCTGTGACAAGCTGCTATCCATCTCTGAGTTCAAAAGTCATGCTGGTTTTAAGCTCAATCGTCCCTGTTTGAACCTTTTCATGGAGTCTGGTAAGCCGTTTACCTTATGTCAGCTTGAGGCTTGGTCAGATGAATACAAGGCACGAAGAGCTGTTCCTCAAACTGGCCAAGCTGAGGAAAGGGACCAAAATGATGACAGTTGCGGGCGATGTGGTGATGGTGGCGAGTTGATATGTTGTGATAATTGTCCAGCTACCTTTCATCTAGCTTGTTTGTTCACACCG GAACTTCCTGAAGGGAGTTGGTATTGTCCACAGTGCACTTGCCGGAAATGTGGGGACGTGGTTAAATATAGTGAAGCATTGAGATCCTCCAGTGCATTAAAATGTTCACAGTGTGAGCATAAAT ATCATGAAGCATGCAGTAAGCTAAGGGTTACAAAAGGTGGAGAAGCCTCTGATACATGGTTCTGCAGCGAAAGCTGTCAGGAG GTATATGAAGGTCTTCGCTCTCGAATTGGGCTCATTAATCTTCTGACTGATGGCTTGTCATGGACTCTTCTGAGGTGCATTCATGGTGACCACATAGTTCATTCTGCTCAGCGGATTGCTTTGAAGGCAGAATGCAACTCAAAGTTAGCAGTTGCCCTTACGATTATGGAGGAGTGCTTTCTTCCCATGGTGGACCCGAGAACAGGCATAGATATGATACCCCATGTAATATACAGCTGGGG ATCACAACTTGCACGATTAAATTATCATGGATTCTACACAGCGATCCTGGAGAAAGATGACATATCAGTAGCTGTAGCATCAATAAG GATCCATGGAGTAACAGTTGCTGAGATGCCCCTTATTGCAACATGCAGTAAATACCGTCGCCAGGGAATGTGCAGGCGCCTACTGAATTCTATACAGGAG ATGCTAAAGTGTTTCAAGGTTGAGAAACTTGTAATATCAGCTATTCCAAGTTTAGTGGAAACATGGACTGCTGGCTTTGGCTTTGAACCCTTAGAAGATAGCGAGAAACAAAGTCTAAGTCATATCAACCTCATGGTGTTCCCGGGAACTGTATGGTTGAAGAAGTCCTTGTTTCAAGCTGCTGAGGCAGATCAACTGAGTG TTCATCCGGGAGAAACAGCATCCTGCCACGAAAATGGCGTCACCATTATTGAGCCGATTCAACATCATTTGCCATCTCAAGATGTCAATGCAGGAGCTGATGTCAGACACCTACCTCAGTCTGAGAGTTTGCAATTCAATGAAGATCAAGGTGGTAATAATCTTGATGGTCAATTTTCCATGACTTCCCATGAAGAATCAGCTGTATGGTTTATGGAAAACAAGATTTGTGATATAGAAACTCATGAGCCCGGTCAAGATTGTGAAGGAAACATCTCTCATAAATATTTAGAGCCTGAAACTGAAACCAGGAAGTCGGACTCTAATAAATTGCAAGTAGAGGAAGTCCCAGATGTTCATGCGCTGCGTGGTGAGTGCTCAAAACTCTCTCAGGAATTAACGGTCGTGACGTTTAGCAGCCACCGGGAAGTAGGTTGTAGAGTAGATACTTTGCAGATACACGAAGAAAGACAATTTTGTTTAGATGAAGTGTCACAGAGAATTAATGTATTGCAAGGGAACGGGAAATGA